GCGGCTGAAGGGGCGGGCCCTGGCCGAGGCCCGCCACGAGATGAAGGGCGAGATGGAGGTCGCGCGGCGCGAGCTCGACGCCGCCGCCGCCCGGCTGGTCGAGGAAGGCCTGGCCGCCTGGAGCGGCGGCGAGCGCGACCGCAACCTGATCGTGCGCGGCCGCGCCAACCTGCTGCAGGACGCCCAGGCGGCCGAGGACCTGGAGCGGGTCCGGGTGCTGTTCGACGATCTGGAGCAGAAGGAACAGCTGATCGGCCTGCTCGACGACGTCGGCGCCGCCCAGGGGGTGCGCATCTTTATCGGCGCGGAAACGCGACTCTTTTCGCTTTCGGGTTCCGCCGTGATCGCGGCGCCCTATATGTCGGGCCGGCAGCGGGTGCTGGGCGCCATCGGCGTCATCGGGCCCGCGCGGTTGAACTACGCCCGTGTCATCCCGTTGGTGGACTACACCGCCCGGGTGCTGGGGCGGATTCTGGACGGACAGGAAACGTGACGGACATCAACGACGAGACCCGGGACCAACTCGAGCAGGACATCAAGGAGTCCGAGGCGGACGCCGCCGCGGAAGGCGCCGACGGCGACATGGCCGTGGTCGACGCCCTGATCGCCGAGCGCGACCAGTGGAAGGACCGCGCCCTGCGCGCCGTGGCCGAGGCCGAGAACACCAAGCGCCGCGCCGAGACGCAGCAGAACGACGCCCGCGCCTACGCCATCCAGCGCTTCGCCAAGGACCTGCTGGGCGTGGCCGACACGCTGGAGCGCGGCCTGGCGTCGGCGCCCAAGGACGCCGAGGGCCCCGCCGCCGCCATGATCACGGGGCTGGAGCTGACGCAGAAGTCCCTGCTGTCGGCCTTCGAGGCCAATGGCCTGACGCGCGTCGAGCCGGGCCCGGGCGAGGCCTTCGACCCGCACC
The nucleotide sequence above comes from Brevundimonas naejangsanensis. Encoded proteins:
- the grpE gene encoding nucleotide exchange factor GrpE — its product is MTDINDETRDQLEQDIKESEADAAAEGADGDMAVVDALIAERDQWKDRALRAVAEAENTKRRAETQQNDARAYAIQRFAKDLLGVADTLERGLASAPKDAEGPAAAMITGLELTQKSLLSAFEANGLTRVEPGPGEAFDPHLHQAMMEQPSDTVPGGTVIQTLQPGYALFGRTVRAAMVVVAAKGSGPAAGGAYADPKATGENFDGKA